The Phyllopteryx taeniolatus isolate TA_2022b chromosome 4, UOR_Ptae_1.2, whole genome shotgun sequence genome includes the window CCTGGGCAAAGCAAAGTACGGCCTGCAGGccataaaaattgtacctaccTCATTCGCAGTCCCTGACGAGCCCTTGCAGTCTTTATAAAGTTGAAATAATTTGACTTTTAATttgatgtgcatgtttgtggacgTTACAAGAGCAACGACTTGTGTTGCGTTGCCAGCTTAGTGACATCGTTGCTATATTGAATGACTTTTCCCGACTCCTCTCGgaagtatttttcaaaaaaagcgAGCGACCAGTGCCACCAATGCTAGCAACATTCTTCGTTCCTGCACGGCGAAGTGGAAGAAGGCCAGCGGGATTTGCCGTGATAATCATTTGTGAGGTCCAAATTGGAATGGCTAAATTGCGACGAAACTTGCTCAAAATGCCAGTTCACTTTAAAAATTATACAAACAAAATGATGCACGCTGTAgtcctttattattttttttaaggaatgtTGATTAAGtgattatgtatatatattcatgATTTAAAAGACTGCTTTGAATTctgttaaatgttttatgtcCTAATTACAacaagatatactgtatatacacaagTAACAAACAATATTAAATTCTTCATATAAATACTTTCAATTAACATGGTACATAATTGAGTTTAGACTTGGCGTGGTGCTCGACAACAGTTCAAGTTTCTGACATGGCCCCTTTGGAAAATTAATTGCTCACCTCTGTTTTACACTGTGGCAGTTAAGTGATTATTTTCTGTTGAACTGTCATCTTTCTAATATGATGGCCATccaaatgtgtgcgtgtgtccttAGCAAATGCGGCGAACAGGCAATAAGGACGAGAACAAGAGGATCCTGATGGACCTGGATGTGGTGCTGAAAAGTCACGACTGCCCTTATATCATCCAGTGCTACGGTGCCATAGTTACCAATGTGGGTGTCCTCTATATAAGTTACAATAGAACTTCTAAAGTAGAAGAGAATCCATTGACACTGGTTGTCAAGTTGTTTTATAGGAAataatgaactatgaactgcACTGTCATGCGGCAcgagaaggcacgctcagttaccaccatacttactgtttttcatttgattgtttaataTCCATGgccaagaagtttttttttttttttttcaaacaattaaatgcttttccactaaAAGGCAAGTAatctgtgtatccactttttgtgacatttttgtttgctctaTCATGAGATTCTTTTCCAAATATGAATCatctgccttggctcaatacagGTTAGGAAACACTGGGTGATTTACAATCGCATCCGCTTGGTAAAATTGATTTGATGCGTAATTAAGTCTGTGCCATACGAATTTCTACTTCTGTGCTTGTCATCTGCCATCACTAGAACTTTGtggcctcacaaaaaaaaaaacagaaaagaatcCTTTAgatcagtgtttctcaaaccAACTAAAGAAATACTTGGCTCTGCAAGTACCCCCATTATGATCAAGATTACAATACATtagcgtagtaggcccaagtgttcattaaaaaaaaaaagtattcccaaaaggtatatttaactttggtgctactgtaatattatgcaaAGCTTGAACATGAAAACTGTGCTTgaataaaggaaaataaaaactgcacttaatgattcaataaaaatgtattgcatgtaaaaaataaaaattgtacctacaTGTTTGAAAGCAGTTatgaaagattaaatgcaaatgtacttaaaagtcaaatacaactgaactgtacttaccAATATagtgtactggattaaaaatatattttaagacCACTGTAATATGCAGTTAAAAGAATTAATTCAATGATACTTTCACATACCACGTGTGGTGCCTGTACCACAGTCTAAGAACAACTGCTGAGATGCTCACTGTGCTTTTCGAGATTTTTTTGGGAGCACTTTTTTAGGTTTAAGTCCAGGTTGAagcactttggaggttccactgttttaTCCTACAGTAAAACGATCATTATCAATGGTGTCCACTTGACTATATGTAACCATTATGTATGCATATGCCTTTACAGACAGATGTATTTATTGCCATGGAGCTGATGGGAACGTGTGCTGAGAAGCTGAAGAAGAGAATCCAAGGCCCCATCCCAGAACAAATCTTAGGAAAAATGACTGTTGCAGTAAGTGAACCGTTCAAACAGGgctgaaacatttatttgaatgacTTCAATAATTTGATACAAAAAGTCGAAGCAAATTCTCTGCCGGACTAATGTAACTGCTGATTCGTGTAGAAATTACTTCGTGCGATGGTGGTGAGCCAAGACGAAAGGGTGCAGAATAAAATTCCCTAAGTTTGGAATCATGATGATCCCCAGGGGCGGTTAATGGGTTAGCCAGTTAACGGTCAGCCGCTCACAACGGCCAACTCTACACTTGAATTCGCTGACTCCCACATCATTCACCAGGCCAGATCCCCCCCATTttaaagccacccacttttaaaGTCGCACATACTACCATGTAGACAGCAGGATGGCAACCccatgtggacaaaaataatacttgcATCACAAATGCATAGTTTGCATTGGTATTGTTGTttaagaatgcaaaaaaaatgtttgtccgATTACTCAAATAATTGATGGGATAATCagtagaataatcgattcttaaaaaaaatatattcatattcgATTGCCGCAGCCCTACATTCAAGAAAATGCACTGAattttgtggtttaattatCACTGtgtgtgccctctccagataGTAAAAGCCTTGCTGTATCTGAAAGAGAAGCACGGTGTAATCCACCGTGACGTTAAACCCTCCAACATTCTCCTGGATGCGAAAGGTCAGATCAAACTGTGCGACTTTGGCATCAGCGGACGCCTCGTCGACTCCAAGGCAAAGACTCGCAGCGCCGGCTGTGCTGCATACATGGCGGTGAGTGACAACACATCAAGTTATACTAACCTGTTAATTTATGCAACTATCAGATACTTATTTCACACaatgtttcatatttgtatgtttttatgcatGCAGCCCGAGAGAATAGACCCTCCTGATCCCACCAAACCCGACTACGACATCCGAGCGGATGTATGGAGCCTTGGCATCTCTCTGGTCAGaactttttggaaattgtgcgGGGGGGGTAAAATGTTGAACTTGATAATAAATTCAAACTTAGATTTATATGCTTGCGGGGAGAAAAACACTGAAGGCTAACCTCTGCCATAATTCCTCCATTTGCACAAAGTGTTAAtagaaataatttaattattttgttatcctGCCAACCATAAAGAAAATGGTGGTAAGCAGAATAACTTGCTTTTCTGCTTTGTTTAGCGTAGGTACAATTGTTGCGTCCCAATATCCCCACAAAGATGTCAACGTGCTGTTTTTCAATATCACCGTATTTTCGAGACCATaaagcgcaccgtattaaaaggcgcagtcccAGTTACGGGGtccatttctgtatttaacatatACATAAGGCTGCATTACatatacataaggcgcaccgtattattgggcgcaggcatggtaaaacatacgctagcttaaaacatacggtagtaTGCATGCACGCGAAAACATACGCtggcatgtttttaaaaaggcagcgggagcaaaactgagttcggttgtactttattgaagtatttaacaatgtactgaCGTTATTTTCAaacctcatccacaaatccatcaaagtcctcatctgtatccgaaatgaacagctgggcaagttctccatcaaacatgccgggttccctctcgtcattggcGGAGTCAGTGTCGttgccgggggggggggctcttcagcaatgatgccggcgttttcccgcttcctccacttgcgaaccatggattcgttgatctggaattctctcgcggctgctcgattcccatgttcctccgcgtaactgatagttTGCAGTTtgaactgtgcttcgtaagcgtgtctcttcgtaggtgcttagccaaaccgataccggcgctatatacctactttATTGTGAAATGAACTATTGCAGACTCGGTCACTGTCAATGGTACTTGGTGTGCACTAGGTGGAGCTGGCCACAGGACAGTTTCCCTACAAGAATTGCAAGACAGATTTTGAGGTTCTGACCAAAGTGCTGCAGGAAGACCCCCCTCTGCTGCCTCTTAGCATGGGATTCTCCCTCGACTTCCAGTCCTTCGTCAAAGATTGGTGAGctacgcgcgcgcacacacataatCAACGATCCTTTCGTTCATTCCGAATGTTCATAagacctgttttgtttttcatagcCTCACTAAGGATCACAGAAAAAGGCCAAAATACCACCAGTTGCTGGTAAGACTTCAAAGAGATACACTTTTTTGGActggactttttttattttttatttttttttattttttttttttgctcttcacTCACGCTCTTGGGACATGCATCATGGcactgtgattaaaaaaaaaaagagagagatgacaatataacaatactcacaggcatatacttTTTTTCCTTGGTTAAACAGGTACATCCCAGTAAATAGAATAGTGCccagaatagtgtcaaaagcttaatttagtttggtagttcaattcaaaaagtaaaactcaaaTTTGAGAGATGCACTCCATACACTcaagtagggctgcacaattaatcacattttaatcgtgattactgttttggctgccacgattaaatgagcccgATTGTTGGCgattaattatgtatttatttatttttttaacatttcaaatgcgggcactgctgcatatgaaaagtgcttcatttgcagcagcagcagcccagTCAGCCACTGGGGGGCGAACGCATGGTTAAGGCCTCATTAAGCTCCGGCACTGCGGTCaggtgccaacttcaaaataaaagcctaaaattgCATTGATGACCAATGTAATAATATATGAAGTTTTTATTTGGAAGTTTcccctctcagcacgttggcgaagaggcggcgtgtcacggtaagacacttTTAACAGTtgttgtagcggctgccttgacatcaacttttcggctggcctgatcGCAATGATAAAATGCcgggagtaaatagagagggaaatcacaactgtcgagttctttgtagtttgtgaccatgcacgactgaccaaAGGTCAAGCAGAATTATTgcaggttttttattttttatttgcatttaactgtatttgcttccattaagttgtaattcgtgattgcactttgtaatagcacatttattcagttatcCCTTGGTCaagtagaatttttttggggaacatttcttttttaatatcatttattcttatttaaagattcattttgcactgaaaactgttacatattgtttgttaaaaagtagtgaaataaaaatttgttttgcCTAACATGGAATCATTGggattaataatcgtgattacaatattgatcaaaataattgtgatttgcCATAAACGTGCAGCACTACACTCaggagtgaaatatttaatgtattattttgatgaatatagcttacagcaaacaagaaacaaaatacaccatctctagaaactcgAATTTACATAACTagaatcaagaaacaatgaaaataattttgaatgtAGAAATACGACAGGAATTTGCCTTCTGAAGTGTTTTATGAATGTATatgatgtaataaaataaaaagactttTCACCCATATTTAAAGTtattgaagtttttttgttggtgttttatggTGCgactggaacaaattaaaggtatttctattaatttcaacggggaaagatATGAGATacaggtgttttgagttacgagcgggGTCACGGAACAATTTAAATTTGTAAGTTAAGGCGCCAATGTACTGGAGGCATTGTAAATCCAGCATAAGCATTCTTCTTTACCTTCCCTTACTCTAGGAGCACAGCTTCATCCGACGCTACGAGGTGCTGGAGGTGGATGTGGCCGGTTGGTTCCAGACGGTGATGGATCGCACCGAGTCGCCTCGCAGCAGCCAATGTTACAGCCATCAGCACCAGCTCCACTCCTCGCTCTTCAGCAGGTAGCCTGCAGAGAACCCCTCGCCCGCCCTTAGCTCAGCTGTCCTCCCTAATGTAGTCTAGCCTCAGCCTAAAGAAGCTAAGCCTAGCCTTAGACTCTGTCCACCGAAGAAGCCCTCAAAGAGtgggaggatgatgatgatgacgacgacgacgacgagagattttttttgggacgGCCGATCTGACGGAGGGAGGgactgatggatggatagcatgTTCAATCTGGACAGGCAGACATGGGAGGGAGATGTGCACTGTAGTTAGTTCGCTGCGTTTGTGCGCAGCTACAGTCATTATCATCACACCTTCGTAAACGTGTCACTTTTTCGTAGTCGCTTAGCAACGAGTGTTATCCAAGCCACTGTTACGTGTATGTGTTGAGTTTGTCCAGATATGAATACATGGTCAGGAGTCATCAATAATTTTGAATACTGGAGAAAACTTCATTTATTTCACtacttcaattaaaaaaagtgagACTCATTGTATAGATTCACTACTCACAGTgaattatttcatgatttttttttttataattttgattGTAGATTACAGTTCACGAAAACCCTCATCTCAAGAAATCAGGATATTACATAACcgatcaaaaatgtttttttaatattggaATAAGGTTGGATTTGGTGCTGTGTGTTTAAGGAATcaagagtttcactttttgaatagaAACCTTTCTACAGTATTCCAATTTATTGATTTGCAACTCTATATTGTCCATCTTATTAAGTCTTTTAGTCCAAAACACAGAACTCATTAGTGATAGCCTCATTTTTAATACCAATTGATCAGCTTCCATGTGAATCCATGTTTCAGCTACGCATTTGGGAGggaaaacactgaaaaaaattagTCTTGTATTCTAACCTTGTTTTGTTGTTCGTCCATAATGAGTTAGCTGAGCTGAGAGGAGATGGAAGGAAACTGGTGGATTGGAAAAGAAAGTCGTATTGATGGCTGTTTGGAGGATTGTTAACTTGCAGTGTTGCTTTTTCCGCAAGGAGACGTAGAACGCAGATATTTAATATGTGCAAAGAAATAGAAaagtgggtggatggatgtcatCAACTGTGGAGCATATGCCGACTCCACTTGGTTGTCTACCTCGTCCTCTCTGTCTGCCTCCGCTGTTGAGTGTTTTCCAGACCAAAGGTGATTGCGGTTGCGAGGTGGAGACTCAAAAGACGCGTTACGGTGCAATAACAGTCAACTATTTCCATTAATAGTCATGTTCAAACGAAGCAGCGGTTACTTGCATATGTTCTTAAACCACAGTCAAACTGGCAATTATAAAATGTATCATCATGTGTCAACCACACTTTGTGCTAGAGATGATAGTCAAGACAGATTGCTCATGCAACTGGACGAAACGAGCATTTTGAGGTGATTTTAGTGATAATTTACTTACTAAATGACTAAACTTGATTGAACAGGACTTTACACATGTACACGCAGCATTCTCAAAGACATAAGCTGTTCTCACCACAATTTTTAGTATGAAATCTTTctaaaagttaaacattttctCCTAAAATATACTTTTACCAATATCGAACGACTCTTACAATGTATGCTACACACTGAAAAACAATAtctttaaagtccctgtaacgTGAACAAATGACTTctaccctgccaaatttgaatctttaaataaataaataaataaataaatcagcaagtatagaaaaagaggcttcaaaaaaATAAGGCACAGTCTCTACTCACAAACACGTGAAACCACTCCCCACTAGCCACCAGCTGGCTTGCGACCTAACAGGCTTCCGAGGATCGTGTCGGCCGGGAGACGGGCGGCATCACCTCCTCGTTTGAGAATTTAAATAATGACACCATGCTGGTTCTATTAATTGTGGGGTCAAGGCATAGCTGGCAAGCTCACTGCATGCTGTAGTGGCATTAATGGGCCTAGTAATAACTAAGTAACTTGTGATTGCACCGGATAAACATTGTGAACGAAGGCGTCCAAGTTATTATATACCGTAGTCGGGGACGGGGGACTCATGCCAGATGCTCAAATTGAGTCACTGGGTGCTGTTCAAGGCACGCCTCAAAAATCTGGGAAACTGAAATGATGAGAAACAGTTCTGCGCTGTATCTCCAGAATTCAGCACTGCGTAGtgctcagtctttgcacgttttcggCAATTATCCTtcacaaatctctgaattcactttacaggcgTTTTAATAGGGTTGACAATTGCGGAGGCAAAATATTGACATAACGTGGTTCCGATATCATATGGTGATATTTTGCCAACGATAGCATCAGGATACACTGATTGGGGGGGAAACGCCTACTATGTAACTGAACGGGCAACTAGTAGACTAAGcatacattaaaattaaataattgaaatattatttttctcttaaaaataTAGTCCATGATGAGCTgatttgtccctttttttttaagagtatgAAAACAATATTCACATCTAAGTACTTTATGAAAGCATAATGTAATTGCTGTATGTTGTATATGTACATCTAATGTCttgaaaatacaataattacagCTGGCCAAGTAAAACCCCTTTTTCTTTATATACAAAGTTCATGATATCATTTAAGCATTGGTTGTAGATTTTACATTGAAATTTGTATAATTCATAAATTAATGCTGAATTTGCGCTGAATATCTTTCTGCTAATGTTTAGtaattcaaaaacaatttattatttCAGAAAAACGTGTTTTCAGTCAAGCCAATATTGGTTGTTTATTCACTAATTTTATGTCCTGATTTAAGTGTGATATCCTACAAAGTTTTCATGAGAATAGTCTTTATCGAGACTTCATATATCGACTTGTTGTTTAGCATTGCGTGTAAACATGTATGTGGTTTTTCTACAATTAAGGCTGTTGAGGATTGTTGAATTAATATAGTGAAGACTTGACTAGGCACCAAAGCAAATCACTGAGAGAGACACAGAAGTGACTAGTGGTACTGAACGAGCCAGGAAACAGTTAAGTgtcagaaagagagagagagagagaacgatgAGATGTTGAAAAGATGGCAGTAAAGATGAGCGGAAATGGAAGGAGAGGTAAGGTTGTTGAGAAACTGCAAGTGTGAGACAAAGACAAATGAAGTTAAGTACGTGCTAAAAGAGAGGAAACTGAGGAGAAAACATCCGCTGTACAAAGCTTTCATGGTGTTACACCAACATTTTTTCGAGCTAGTTGATGATTGTTGTTCCGTTCAAACTATTTATTGACTGCTgctactatttttattttttattttaattgtgttaATTGCTATAAAGACGCTGCTGTCACTTCTTTTTCCCCAAAGGACAAAATACTTTTGCCAAAAAAGTGAACTCCAATGCAAAGTCTGCACGTGTTTTTACCAAATACTGACGAGAAGAGCACGTGTTGAGGAAGGCGAAAAGCGAGTGAGAGAAAAGCACTAACTCATGACACAATGTAACCGCTCGTCACCTCACATCGTGCGACTAATGCAAGTCATTACACCGTAGGCAGGTTCAAGGTTGTCTGTCTGTCCAGATGCTTTAGGTCATGTCCATCCACTGCAAGCTTGACAACTGCACACCAAAGGTGTCCACAACCCCATAAATACATTATTGTAACAACTCTGATATGAAATTTCTCTATAGCGCATTTAAGTGGCTAAAGGGGGCGCTGTGGTGCAGCAGTGCCCCCCTTTGTGTGATGTTTTATGCTCTACAGAGGGAGACTGGCACACTATAACACACAACGGGGGGCCGAGCAGTCCAAAGAAAACTGGCATTACTGGAGTTCCGTAACAGGAAGTCCACCATCCCATTTTGGCTTCACTGGATGTCAGAAATCTTGATGGCACCAAAGTGATACATGGCTCAATTTACTGTTAATCCAGTCATGCCAAAACAAGAATGGCATTCAGGAGAGTGCAGAGCAATCTTAAAATTGTACAATTTATTGATATTAGCATGTCAGCATTTTCAGGCACAGAGCCCTATCGCAACTTGTGAAAACCAGTAATGCCCCCGTCAAagggtttataattgcctataggtgccactagatggcgacaaagcactGCTTTTGTCTAAAGAAGACGCCTCAACTCACTAACATAGTGCCTTGGCGCCAAAGTTAATTTTGCGGCATGAGTGTAAAAGCAAATAGCTGAGTGAGTTCTTTAGTAGATAACAGAGGGTaggtttaataaaataaaaaaatcagcggGGGTTCACTATATGTGTTAATCACTACGAAATTAGATGaatcataacttttttttttttttgttaccgtCACATTGCACAGAACGGATGCCTCCACCAAATAGGAAGACAGTGTGACTTAAGTGCTATCTTACAGATTGTTTTCTTGTAGT containing:
- the map2k7 gene encoding dual specificity mitogen-activated protein kinase kinase 7 isoform X2, whose amino-acid sequence is MSSLEQRLSRIEEKLKQENEEARRSMDLKIDLSPHRSHARPTLQLPLANDAGSRSSSSESSPQHHPCRPRHMLTLPTPQYGLQKSLENAEIDQKLQEIMKQTGYLKIDGQRYPAEVTDLINEGEIGSGTCGQVFKVRFKKTGHVIAVKQMRRTGNKDENKRILMDLDVVLKSHDCPYIIQCYGAIVTNTDVFIAMELMGTCAEKLKKRIQGPIPEQILGKMTVAIVKALLYLKEKHGVIHRDVKPSNILLDAKGQIKLCDFGISGRLVDSKAKTRSAGCAAYMAPERIDPPDPTKPDYDIRADVWSLGISLVELATGQFPYKNCKTDFEVLTKVLQEDPPLLPLSMGFSLDFQSFVKDCLTKDHRKRPKYHQLLEHSFIRRYEVLEVDVAGWFQTVMDRTESPRSSQCYSHQHQLHSSLFSR
- the map2k7 gene encoding dual specificity mitogen-activated protein kinase kinase 7 isoform X1, producing MSSLEQRLSRIEEKLKQENEEARRSMDLKIDLSPHRSHARPIIVIQLSPAPAPSQRAALQLPLANDAGSRSSSSESSPQHHPCRPRHMLTLPTPQYGLQKSLENAEIDQKLQEIMKQTGYLKIDGQRYPAEVTDLINEGEIGSGTCGQVFKVRFKKTGHVIAVKQMRRTGNKDENKRILMDLDVVLKSHDCPYIIQCYGAIVTNTDVFIAMELMGTCAEKLKKRIQGPIPEQILGKMTVAIVKALLYLKEKHGVIHRDVKPSNILLDAKGQIKLCDFGISGRLVDSKAKTRSAGCAAYMAPERIDPPDPTKPDYDIRADVWSLGISLVELATGQFPYKNCKTDFEVLTKVLQEDPPLLPLSMGFSLDFQSFVKDCLTKDHRKRPKYHQLLEHSFIRRYEVLEVDVAGWFQTVMDRTESPRSSQCYSHQHQLHSSLFSR